One Hevea brasiliensis isolate MT/VB/25A 57/8 chromosome 5, ASM3005281v1, whole genome shotgun sequence genomic region harbors:
- the LOC110655731 gene encoding FH protein interacting protein FIP2: MTKEADFSSVVRLNIGGKKFCTTVGTLTQREPDSMLAAMFSGRHTVCEDPEKGYVFVDRDGKHFRHILNWLRDGVVPTLTDAEYSELMREAEYYQLLGIIEGINSVLTKRKESDELDTELTRTDIIKCIQSERVRFRGVNLSGLDLSKLDLSFVDFSFACLKNVFFSRANLQCAKFRDVDAEDSIFHNATLRECEFTGANLRGALLAGANLQSANLQDACLVDCSFCGADLRSAHLQTADLTNANLEGANLEGANLKGARLNNANLKGANLQRAYLRQVNLQNTRLENTKLDGANLLGAIR, encoded by the exons ATGACGAAGGAAGCCGATTTCTCTTCTGTGGTTCGCCTCAATATCG GAGGGAAAAAATTTTGCACAACTGTTGGTACTTTGACGCAGCGTGAGCCTGATTCAATGCTTGCTGCGATGTTCAGTGGTCGGCATACAGTGTGCGAGGACCCTGAGAAG GGATATGTCTTTGTTGATAGGGACGGAAAGCATTTCAGGCATATTCTGAATTGGTTGAGAGATGGTGTGGTTCCCACACTTACTGATGCTGAATATTCAGAGCTCATGAGGGAGGCAGAATACTATCAGCTACTT GGGATCATTGAGGGAATTAATTCAGTTTTGACTAAGAGGAAGGAAAGTGATGAACTAGATACTGAATTGACACGGACAGATATCATCAAGTGTATACAATCTGAGAGAGTCCGATTTCGAGGGGTTAATCTTTCTGGCCTTGATCTTTCTAAACTG GACCTTTCATTTGTTGACTTCAGCTTTGCATGTCTTAAAAATGTGTTCTTCTCACGGGCCAAccttcagtgtgcaaaattccgG GATGTGGATGCTGAGGATTCCATATTTCATAATGCAACATTGCGAGA ATGTGAATTTACTGGTGCAAATCTTCGTGGAGCTTTATTAGCTGGTGCTAATCTTCAGAGTGCAAACCTACAAG ATGCTTGTCTGGTGGATTGCAGTTTCTGTGGAGCAGATCTGCGCTCTGCGCACTTACAG ACTGCTGATCTTACCAATGCCAACCTGGAAGGAGCTAATTTAGAAGGAGCTAATCTAAAG GGTGCAAGGTTGAATAATGCCAATTTGAAGGGTGCAAATCTTCAACGGGCTTATCTACGACAAGTCAATCTTCAGAACACA CGTTTGGAAAATACAAAGCTTGATGGTGCCAATTTGCTTGGAGCAATTCGATGA
- the LOC110655730 gene encoding protein SRC1, which yields MSGIIHKIGETLNIGGHKEEHKDDHKGDHKSDHKGDHKSDHHHGGSKGQTQHKGGLVDKIKDKIHGGEHAEGDKKKKNKKKEKKKDGHGHEHGSSSSSDSD from the coding sequence atgtcAGGGATAATACACAAGATTGGTGAGACCCTCAACATAGGAGGACACAAGGAAGAGCACAAGGATGACCACAAGGGCGACCACAAGAGCGACCACAAGGGCGACCACAAGAGCGATCACCATCACGGAGGGTCCAAGGGACAGACTCAACACAAGGGAGGCTTAGTGGACAAGATAAAGGACAAGATCCATGGAGGTGAGCATGCTGAGGgtgataagaagaagaagaataagaagaaggaaaagaagaaggatggacaTGGCCATGAACATGGAAGCAGCAGTAGCAGCGACAGTGATTAG
- the LOC110650993 gene encoding protein VAPYRIN-like — MDRLISLEPSNLVAIRIEPGQKCYGVLTLRNVMYTMPVAFRIQAMNKTRYTIKPQSGIISPLATLTIEITYHLPPGSFLPDTFPHCEDAFLLHSVVVPGASIKDPTSNFDAVPPDWFTAKKKQVFIDSGIKIMFVGSQVLAQLVADGAMDEIREVLERSDQASNPADSVDSHGQTLLHIAIAQGRPDIVQLLLEFEPDVERQSRSGSTPLEAAAGAGEALIVELLLARRASAEKSESSNWGPIHLAAGGGHLEVLRLLLLKGANVDALTKDGNTALHLAVEERRRDCTRLLLASGAKAAIRDTTDGDTPLHIAAKLGDESMVKLLLQKGANKDIRNKSGKTAYDVAAEYGHTSLFDSLKLGDSLCIAARKGEVRTILKLIENGAAINGRDQHGWTALHRAAFKGKIDAVRALLDKGIDIDAKDEDGYTALHCAVESGHADVIELLVKKGADVEARTNKGVTALQIAESLHYVGITRVLIHSGAAKDGVMQAAAPVHLPFGKSMSGTEVEKAIKKRPPRARALKGSFDRSMALAVL, encoded by the coding sequence ATGGACAGGCTCATAAGCTTGGAGCCATCCAATCTTGTGGCCATCAGGATCGAGCCTGGACAGAAATGCTATGGAGTGCTCACTCTACGAAATGTTATGTACACCATGCCTGTGGCTTTCAGGATTCAGGCCATGAACAAGACCCGATATACCATCAAGCCACAGTCTGGAATTATATCTCCTCTTGCAACTCTAACTATAGAGATTACCTATCATCTTCCTCCTGGGTCTTTTCTACCGGACACGTTTCCTCACTGCGAGGATGCTTTTCTATTGCATAGTGTGGTGGTTCCTGGTGCTTCGATCAAAGATCCCACTTCCAATTTTGATGCCGTTCCTCCTGATTGGTTCACAGCAAAGAAGAAACAAGTGTTTATAGATAGCGGTATCAAGATCATGTTTGTTGGCTCACAAGTTCTTGCTCAACTAGTTGCGGATGGGGCTATGGATGAAATAAGAGAAGTGCTTGAACGTAGTGACCAAGCTTCGAACCCAGCTGATTCAGTGGATTCTCATGGACAAACATTGCTTCATATAGCTATAGCTCAAGGCCGCCCAGATATTGTCCAGTTACTTCTTGAATTCGAGCCAGACGTGGAGCGTCAAAGCCGGTCAGGGTCTACTCCGCTGGAGGCTGCTGCAGGGGCCGGTGAAGCCTTGATAGTTGAGCTTCTATTAGCTCGTCGAGCCAGCGCAGAAAAGTCAGAGTCCTCCAATTGGGGTCCAATCCACCTTGCGGCTGGAGGCGGCCATTTGGAGGTCTTGAGGCTTCTTTTACTTAAAGGAGCTAATGTCGATGCACTCACTAAAGATGGTAATACAGCTCTGCACCTGGCCGTCGAAGAGCGGAGGCGTGATTGTACTCGTCTTCTATTAGCTAGTGGAGCTAAAGCCGCTATCAGAGACACTACCGATGGAGACACGCCCTTGCACATAGCTGCAAAGCTAGGAGACGAAAGCATGGTCAAACTGCTACTACAAAAGGGTGCAAATAAAGATATCCGCAACAAGAGTGGCAAAACAGCCTACGACGTTGCTGCAGAATATGGCCATACCAGCCTTTTCGATTCATTGAAATTGGGTGACAGTTTATGCATCGCAGCTAGAAAAGGAGAGGTAAGAACTATCCTGAAATTGATTGAAAATGGAGCAGCTATCAATGGCCGCGACCAGCACGGGTGGACTGCATTGCATAGAGCAGCATTCAAGGGCAAAATAGACGCAGTTCGGGCTTTGCTCGATAAGGGAATAGACATTGATGCTAAAGATGAAGATGGATACACTGCATTACATTGCGCAGTGGAATCAGGCCACGCagatgtgattgaattgttggtGAAGAAAGGTGCAGACGTTGAAGCTAGGACAAATAAGGGTGTGACTGCTTTACAAATTGCTGAGTCCTTGCACTATGTGGGGATCACCAGGGTGCTTATTCATAGCGGTGCAGCTAAAGATGGAGTGATGCAAGCGGCAGCGCCTGTGCACCTTCCATTTGGGAAAAGCATGTCAGGGACGGAGGTGGAGAAGGCAATCAAGAAAAGGCCACCTAGGGCAAGAGCTTTGAAGGGCAGCTTCGATCGGTCCATGGCATTAGCTGTGCTTTAA
- the LOC110650996 gene encoding 5-methyltetrahydropteroyltriglutamate--homocysteine methyltransferase isoform X1 — protein sequence MPVCQHLPFSINNTKQKLHNSCRSLLYLFFRTLEGTSLTNSCSISERTMASHIVGYPRMGPKRELKFALESFWDKKSSAEDLEKVAADLRTSIWKQMAGAGIKYIPSNTFSYYDQVLDTTAMLGAVPPRYGWNGGEIGFDIYFSMARGNASVPAMEMTKWFDTNYHFIVPELGPDVHFSYASHKAVTEYKEAKALGVDTVPVLVGPVSYLLLSKPAKGVEKTFSLLSLLGKILPVYKEVISELKAAGASWIQFDEPTLVMDLDSHKLQAFTDAYSELESTLSGLNVLIETYFADIPAEAFKTLASLKGVTAYGFDLVRGTKTLDLIKSEFPKGKYLFAGVVDGRNIWANDLAASLSTLHELEGIVGKDKLVVSTSCSLLHTAVDLINETKLDEEIKSWLAFAAQKIVEVNALAKALAGEKDEAFFSANAAAQASRKSSPRVTNEAVQKAAAALRGSDHRRATNVSARLDAQQKKLNLPILPTTTIGSFPQTIELRRVRREYKAKKISEDDYIKAIKEEINKVVKLQEELDIDVLVHGEPERNDMVEYFGEQLSGFAFTVNGWVQSYGSRCVKPPIIYGDVSRPNPMTVFWSSTAQSMTARPMKGMLTGPVTNLNWSFVRNDQPRFETCYQIALAIKDEVEDLEKAGINVIQIDEAALREGLPLRKSEQAFYLDWAVHSFRITNCGVQDTTQIHTHMCYSNFNDIIHSIIDMDADVITIENSRSDEKLLSVFREGVKYGAGIGPGVYDIHSPRIPSTEEIADRINKMLAVLEKNILWVNPDCGLKTRKYSEVKPALNNMVAAAKLLRTQLASAK from the exons ATGCCAGTCTGCCAGCATTTGCCCTTCTCTATAAATAACACAAAACAAAAGCTCCATAACTCGTGCCGTTCTCTTCTCTACCTCTTCTTTAGAACTTTAGAAGGAACCAGTCTCACTAACTCCTGTTCTATATCCGAAAG AACAATGGCATCTCACATTGTTGGATACCCCCGAATGGGCCCCAAGAGAGAGCTTAAGTTTGCATTGGAGTCTTTCTGGGATAAGAAGAGCAGTGCTGAGGATTTGGAAAAGGTGGCAGCTGATCTCAGGACATCCATCTGGAAGCAGATGGCcggtgctgggatcaaatacaTCCCCAGCAATACTTTCTCTTACTATGATCAGGTCCTTGACACCACAGCAATGCTTGGGGCTGTTCCACCTAGGTATGGCTGGAATGGTGGTGAGATTGGATTCGACATCTACTTCTCTATGGCCAGAGGAAATGCTTCTGTGCCTGCTATGGAAATGACCAAGTGGTTTGACACCAACTA CCATTTCATTGTCCCTGAATTGGGACCCGATGTCCACTTCTCTTATGCTTCTCACAAGGCAGTGACTGAATACAAAGAGGCTAAGGCG CTTGGTGTGGATACTGTTCCAGTCCTTGTTGGCCCTGTTTCTTACTTGTTGCTTTCTAAACCTGCTAAGGGAGTTGAGAAAACCTTTTCTCTTCTCTCACTTCTCGGAAAAATCCTTCCTGTCTACAA GGAGGTTATTTCAGAGCTTAAAGCAGCTGGTGCATCCTGGATTCAGTTTGATGAGCCTACACTTGTGATGGATCTTGATTCTCACAAATTGCAAGCATTTACTGATGCCTACTCTGAACTTGAGTCAACTTTATCTGGCTTGAATGTTCTCATTGAGACCTACTTTGCTGATATCCCTGCTGAGGCATTTAAGACTCTTGCATCTTTGAAGGGTGTTACTGCATATGGTTTTGATTTGGTCCGTGGAACTAAGACTCTCGACTTAATCAAGAGTGAGTTCCCTAAGGGAAAATACCTATTTGCTGGAGTGGTTGATGGAAGGAACATCTGGGCCAATGATCTTGCAGCTTCTCTCAGCACCCTGCATGAACTTGAGGGCATTGTGGGCAAAG ACAAACTCGTAGTCTCCACCTCTTGCTCGCTTCTTCACACTGCTGTTGATCTCATCAATGAGACTAAGTTGGACGAGGAAATCAAATCATGGCTTGCTTTTGCTGCCCAGAAAATTGTTGAAGTGAATGCTTTGGCCAAGGCCTTGGCTGGTGAAAAGGATGAG GCCTTTTTCTCTGCTAACGCTGCTGCTCAAGCCTCAAGGAAGTCCTCCCCTAGGGTCACCAATGAGGCTGTTCAAAAAGCT GCTGCTGCTTTGAGAGGTTCTGACCACCGCCGTGCTACCAATGTTAGTGCCAGACTGGATGCTCAACAGAAGAAGCTTAATCTTCCAATCCTCCCAACCACCACAATTGGTTCCTTTCCACAGACCATTGAACTCAGGAGAGTCCGCCGTGAATACAAGGCTAAGAA GATCTCTGAAGATGACTACATTAAAGCCATCAAGGAAGAAATCAACAAAGTTGTCAAACTCCAAGAGGAACTTGATATTGATGTTCTAGTCCATGGAGAGCCTGAG AGGAACGATATGGTTGAATACTTTGGAGAGCAGTTATCAGGTTTTGCTTTCACTGTCAATGGGTGGGTGCAATCTTATGGATCTCGTTGCGTCAAGCCACCCATTATCTATGGTGATGTGAGCCGCCCCAACCCAATGACCGTCTTCTGGTCATCTACGGCTCAGAGCATGACTGCCCGCCCAATGAAGGGAATGCTTACAGGCCCTGTCACCAATCTCAACTGGTCCTTTGTAAGAAATGACCAGCCAAG ATTTGAGACCTGCTATCAGATTGCTTTGGCCATCAAGGATGAAGTGGAGGATCTTGAGAAGGCTGGCATCAATGTTATCCAAATTGATGAGGCTGCTTTGAGAGAGGGGTTACCTCTTAGGAAGTCTGAGCAAGCTTTCTACTTAGACTGGGCAGTGCACTCCTTCAGGATCACCAACTGTGGAGTCCAGGACACCACCCAG ATCCATACTCACATGTGCTACTCCAACTTCAATGACATTATACACTCAATTATTGACATGGATGCCGATGTGATCACCATTGAGAATTCTCGCTCTGATGAGAAGCTCCTCTCAGTCTTCCGTGAG